A genome region from Bemisia tabaci chromosome 3, PGI_BMITA_v3 includes the following:
- the PCNA gene encoding proliferating cell nuclear antigen translates to MFEARLVQSSIFKKVLEAIKELLNEATFDCSDSGIQLQAMDSSHVSLVSLNLRSDGFDQYRCDRNLSMGINLASMTKIMKCAGNDDIMTMKAQDNADSVTFMFESPNQEKMSDYEMKLMNLDQEHLGIPETDYSCVIKLPSAEFARICRDLSQFGESVVISCTKEGVKFSAAGDIGSANIKLAQTANVDKEDEAVSIEMQEKVSLTFACRYLNYFTKATPLSPQVCLSMSAEVPLVVEYKIGEIGHIRYYLAPKIEEDENN, encoded by the exons ATGTTCGAAGCAAGATTAGTTCAAAGTTCCATCTTCAAGAAAGTGCTCGAAGCCATCAAAGAGCTTCTCAATGAAGCCACCTTTGATTGTTCAGATTCAGGGATCCAGCTACAAGCCATGGACAGCTCTCACGTCAGTTTAGTCTCTTTAAATTTAAGGAGCGATGGCTTTGATCAGTACAGATGTGACAGAAACCTCTCAATGGGCATCAACCTTGCCAG CATGACCAAAATCATGAAATGTGCTGGTAATGATGATATTATGACCATGAAGGCGCAAGATAATGCTGATTCTGTTACATTCATGTTCGAGTCTCCCAACCAAGAAAAAATGTCAGATTACGAAATGAAACTTATGAACCTCGATCAAGAACACTTAGGAATCCCG GAAACAGACTACTCTTGCGTCATCAAGCTTCCATCTGCAGAATTCGCCAGGATCTGTCGAGATTTGAGCCAGTTTGGGGAGTCTGTAGTTATCTCATGTACAAAAGAAGGAGTTAAATTTTCAGCAGCTGGCGACATCGGCTCAG cAAATATTAAACTAGCACAAACTGCCAACGTTGACAAAGAAGATGAGGCTGTCTCAATTGAAATGCAAGAGAAAGTATCATTGACTTTTGCTTGCCGGTACTTAAACTACTTCACGAAAGCCACTCCATTATCACCGCAG GTCTGTCTGTCAATGTCTGCTGAAGTGCCTTTAGTCGTTGAGTACAAAATTGGTGAAATTGGTCATATTCGCTATTACCTAGccccaaaaattgaagaggatgAAAACAATTAA